Proteins encoded by one window of Candidatus Paceibacterota bacterium:
- a CDS encoding glycosyltransferase family 1 protein — protein sequence MKIAIYANELNKESESGVKVYTREIIKALLKHDSRNTYYAYMKSGNRGQTSEVDKLGKECGLVVKKSGSGMPFWTYAQFPGELRKDAPDVLFMPIQAVPFVVKPKNMRLVVTVHDVAYLLFPEHFTPIKRILLDFHTKRAIRMADAIIVPSMATKNDIIKHYAASADKITVIYHGTFKSRESSPVDENISKVVESYRPYILFIGSIQPRKNISALIYAFNKIKSARQSSLKLVICGPKGWMHEKTFETAKTSPFSEDIIFTGNVIKDQLNCLYERAMIFAMPSLYEGFGLPVIEAMSCGLPCVVSRNSSLAEIGKDAALFFDPYDVSDIAKKIALFLDDEKLRAEYSQKSFERAKFFNWEKAAKMHLDVFEAR from the coding sequence ATGAAGATAGCCATTTATGCTAATGAATTGAATAAGGAGAGCGAATCCGGCGTAAAAGTTTACACGCGGGAGATCATAAAAGCTCTTCTGAAACATGACTCAAGGAATACATATTATGCATATATGAAGTCCGGAAACCGAGGTCAGACCTCGGAAGTGGATAAGCTGGGGAAAGAGTGTGGTTTAGTGGTCAAAAAATCAGGATCCGGCATGCCGTTTTGGACATATGCGCAATTTCCGGGGGAACTTCGAAAAGATGCTCCGGATGTGCTTTTTATGCCCATACAAGCCGTACCATTTGTCGTGAAACCGAAGAATATGCGCCTCGTGGTAACGGTCCATGATGTCGCATATCTGCTGTTTCCCGAACATTTCACGCCAATAAAAAGGATTTTGCTTGATTTTCACACAAAAAGAGCGATAAGAATGGCTGATGCCATAATTGTTCCTTCTATGGCGACAAAGAACGATATAATAAAGCACTATGCCGCAAGTGCGGATAAAATAACCGTAATCTATCACGGCACCTTTAAATCGCGCGAATCTTCGCCGGTCGATGAAAATATCTCAAAGGTGGTCGAAAGCTATAGGCCATACATTCTTTTCATCGGATCCATCCAGCCCAGAAAGAATATTTCGGCGCTGATATATGCCTTTAACAAGATAAAGTCCGCAAGGCAATCAAGCCTGAAGCTTGTTATTTGCGGTCCGAAGGGATGGATGCACGAAAAGACATTCGAAACCGCAAAAACCAGTCCGTTCTCGGAAGATATAATATTCACCGGAAATGTAATAAAGGATCAGCTCAACTGTCTTTACGAAAGAGCGATGATATTTGCAATGCCGTCGCTGTATGAAGGATTCGGCCTGCCCGTGATCGAGGCGATGAGCTGTGGACTGCCATGCGTTGTGTCACGGAATTCATCGCTTGCCGAGATCGGAAAAGATGCGGCATTATTTTTTGATCCGTATGATGTATCGGATATCGCGAAAAAAATAGCGCTTTTTCTTGATGATGAAAAGCTTCGAGCGGAATATTCTCAAAAAAGCTTTGAGAGGGCGAAGTTTTTCAATTGGGAAAAAGCGGCAAAGATGCATCTTGACGTTTTTGAGGCAAGATAA
- a CDS encoding glycosyltransferase family 2 protein: MKLSVIVNHYRTPEILKICLESIEKNLLEAKFDWELIVTDSATIEKTSEMMEDYFPNAIFIPSPENIGFGRSINIAIQKAKGEYLFIINADMIIEEEKAIEKLLEYIEANKDVGMVGPKLLNVNNTIQQSCFRFYTPITVICRRTFFGRLSFGKKVLDEFLMKDVFLKGDVSEPMPVDWLMGSAMMVRKSDLAKVGVFDERFFMYFEDVDWSRRFWENGLRVIYFPGAKMYHYHFQSSKKKSLFDSMFNKYARIHIGSAFKYFTKYGLKNVRYGE, encoded by the coding sequence ATGAAGCTATCAGTTATAGTAAACCACTATCGTACGCCGGAAATACTCAAGATATGCCTCGAGTCGATCGAAAAGAATTTGCTTGAAGCGAAATTCGACTGGGAGCTTATCGTGACGGACAGCGCGACGATCGAAAAAACCTCCGAGATGATGGAGGATTATTTTCCGAATGCAATTTTTATTCCGTCTCCGGAGAACATAGGCTTCGGAAGATCGATCAATATCGCGATCCAAAAGGCGAAGGGAGAATATCTTTTTATTATCAACGCCGACATGATAATCGAGGAAGAAAAGGCGATAGAGAAGCTGTTGGAATATATTGAGGCGAACAAAGATGTGGGAATGGTAGGGCCGAAGCTTCTCAACGTGAACAACACGATCCAGCAATCATGTTTCAGATTCTATACTCCCATAACCGTAATATGCAGAAGAACTTTTTTCGGGAGGCTGTCATTCGGGAAAAAGGTCCTGGACGAATTTCTTATGAAAGATGTTTTTTTGAAGGGGGATGTGTCCGAGCCAATGCCCGTAGATTGGCTCATGGGATCCGCAATGATGGTGAGAAAGTCGGACCTTGCGAAGGTCGGTGTCTTTGACGAGAGGTTCTTTATGTATTTCGAGGATGTTGACTGGTCGAGGCGTTTTTGGGAGAATGGGCTCAGGGTCATATATTTTCCCGGCGCGAAAATGTATCACTATCATTTCCAATCTAGCAAGAAAAAGTCATTATTTGATTCCATGTTCAATAAATATGCGAGGATACATATCGGCAGCGCATTCAAATATTTCACCAAGTACGGATTGAAGAATGTGAGATACGGGGAGTAG
- a CDS encoding glycosyltransferase family 2 protein codes for MKEYPIITISIINFNDHKFIFKAIESAVSLDYPNLDIIITDNNSTDGTREEIGNRLIGWKEERKKIAEKYLHINAVNEIRYIKNDGNFGFGRPHNEAIRQAKGEFILPLNSDAILSPDYLLNALGSFSDDRVGAVQGKLLRYDFDKNELYKSKSDKSLNVIDTTGLMMLKNRRIVCIGQGEADQGQFEEKKEIFGVDGAVPVYRMKALEDVKMTILSPKSIMSKVHKVENPESNNKLQATCLPPACRQGRDRQASYKLSGYEFFDEDFFMYKEDVDLSWRLRLYGWKAVYDPRAVAYHGRGSGDSMATNYISIIRERRKINARAKFLSFKHQRLMQIKCDMPGLLFTKHFPDFIIKEIGAWAYMAIFERFTLRVLKDLYRDVPKFIKKRKMVMKGKRSGAAEMERWFMQIKS; via the coding sequence ATGAAAGAATATCCGATCATAACGATCAGCATCATAAATTTCAATGACCATAAGTTCATTTTTAAGGCGATAGAATCCGCCGTGTCTTTGGATTATCCGAATCTGGATATCATCATCACGGACAACAATTCGACGGATGGGACGCGGGAGGAGATCGGAAACAGACTGATTGGCTGGAAGGAAGAGAGGAAGAAGATCGCTGAAAAGTATTTGCATATTAATGCGGTGAATGAAATACGATACATAAAGAACGACGGAAATTTCGGATTTGGCAGGCCGCACAACGAAGCGATCAGGCAGGCGAAAGGGGAATTCATTTTGCCTCTCAACTCGGATGCCATTTTGAGTCCCGATTATCTTTTGAACGCGCTCGGATCGTTTTCGGATGACCGGGTCGGAGCGGTGCAGGGTAAATTGTTGAGATACGATTTTGATAAGAATGAATTATACAAGAGCAAGAGCGATAAAAGCCTAAATGTCATAGATACGACAGGGCTCATGATGCTGAAGAACCGCCGGATCGTTTGCATCGGACAGGGCGAAGCCGACCAAGGACAATTTGAAGAAAAGAAAGAGATATTCGGCGTTGATGGCGCGGTCCCAGTCTATAGAATGAAGGCCTTAGAAGATGTGAAGATGACAATCTTAAGTCCAAAGTCCATAATGTCCAAAGTCCATAAAGTCGAAAATCCAGAATCGAATAATAAGCTACAAGCTACCTGCCTACCGCCTGCCTGCCGGCAAGGCAGAGACAGGCAGGCAAGCTACAAGCTGAGCGGTTATGAATTCTTCGACGAAGATTTCTTCATGTACAAGGAAGATGTGGACCTTTCCTGGAGGCTCAGGCTCTATGGCTGGAAGGCTGTTTATGATCCAAGAGCCGTGGCCTATCATGGACGGGGTTCCGGCGACAGCATGGCGACGAACTATATCAGCATCATAAGAGAAAGAAGAAAGATCAACGCGAGAGCGAAATTCCTTTCGTTCAAGCATCAAAGGCTGATGCAGATAAAGTGTGATATGCCGGGCCTGCTATTTACGAAGCATTTTCCTGACTTTATAATAAAAGAGATCGGAGCATGGGCCTATATGGCCATCTTTGAAAGATTTACTCTCCGGGTTCTGAAAGATCTTTATAGGGACGTTCCGAAATTCATAAAAAAGCGTAAAATGGTGATGAAGGGAAAAAGGTCCGGAGCGGCGGAGATGGAGAGATGGTTTATGCAAATTAAAAGTTAA
- a CDS encoding UTP--glucose-1-phosphate uridylyltransferase gives MQKVKKAIVAVAGSGTRLLPATKSMPKEMLPIIDKPIIQLVVEELVEAGIKDIILVTKWDKKPLEDHFDRNLELEQNLEKTGKTDRLKEVIRLSEMANFIYVRQKGPYGNGTPVLSAASIVEDEPFVYVWGDDLVKSKVSFTKQMIEDYDKSGALMIGVQEVPKDQVDRYGIVKLKKGTMQIEDIIEKPSIEQAPSCLADFGRMILDQNVINILRKTALGKGNELWIVDAIRTYIKNGGEFYAKKVEGGKWLTTGDPMNYLKAILEYAVDRKDINEELVKYFQDLQ, from the coding sequence ATGCAAAAAGTTAAAAAAGCGATCGTAGCTGTGGCCGGGTCCGGAACGCGCCTGCTACCTGCAACGAAGTCGATGCCCAAGGAGATGCTTCCGATAATCGACAAGCCGATCATTCAGCTGGTTGTTGAGGAATTGGTTGAGGCCGGGATCAAAGACATAATTCTGGTCACGAAATGGGACAAGAAGCCTCTTGAGGATCATTTTGACCGCAATCTCGAGCTTGAGCAAAATCTTGAGAAGACGGGAAAGACGGACAGATTGAAGGAAGTGATCAGGCTGTCGGAAATGGCGAATTTCATCTATGTCAGGCAAAAAGGACCGTATGGAAACGGCACTCCGGTCCTTTCCGCCGCAAGCATAGTCGAGGATGAGCCGTTTGTTTATGTGTGGGGTGACGATCTTGTGAAGTCGAAAGTGTCATTCACCAAACAGATGATCGAAGACTATGATAAGAGCGGCGCGTTGATGATCGGCGTGCAGGAAGTTCCAAAAGATCAGGTGGACCGCTATGGCATTGTGAAATTGAAGAAAGGAACAATGCAGATCGAAGATATCATAGAAAAACCGAGCATCGAACAGGCTCCGTCGTGCCTTGCGGATTTCGGGAGAATGATCCTGGATCAGAATGTCATCAACATCCTCCGAAAAACGGCTTTGGGAAAAGGGAATGAATTATGGATAGTGGACGCCATCAGGACATATATAAAGAACGGCGGAGAATTCTATGCCAAAAAGGTTGAGGGCGGGAAATGGCTTACAACCGGGGATCCGATGAACTATCTCAAGGCGATATTGGAATATGCCGTCGACCGGAAAGATATCAATGAGGAGCTGGTGAAATATTTTCAGGATCTTCAATAG